One stretch of Prunus persica cultivar Lovell chromosome G1, Prunus_persica_NCBIv2, whole genome shotgun sequence DNA includes these proteins:
- the LOC18790171 gene encoding uncharacterized protein At2g02148 isoform X2 has product MGSRVPVQHYNMRSPNSYIGNPLHDLNTVDARPAAEIDSISDVDRDAVTEHSLDNDDGSSAVVSDCIHESYTNSLPIHGVRVGVEEDRSRLENHGGSSSSRAPYDLLSLQDVSPIESARARFLQLIVDHFISEHVVEVPNSEAAADYDSAQSGQDKLNKRKPGEVRYEGDPRLALPLMYVANMYQTLVNEANIRLDSLSGFREKTIGVALEASGGLYRCLAKKFPKKGPCTFKRRELATSIETRTRFPELVIQDEKRVRFVVVNGLDIVENPNNMPTDDAEWFKRLTGRNEVAVYARDFKFYSPRHKYRRVASNSSPNIAGLSTFPGTDNSSILAAAQGFRSPQNQQTTPCKHHMQPLLHQPQFQPVHQTHHQSINQSPHAVHYSQNHQCGATSHLPEIAHAHHSPTISQHMVCLQPLTGGHVGGRMHVLPSSPAKFCDECGVPYLRETSKFCSECGVKRLGV; this is encoded by the exons ATGGGGAGTAGGGTTCCAGTGCAGCACTACAACATGAGATCACCTAATTCCTACATTGGAAACCCTCTTCACGACCTCAACACCGTCGATGCTCGCCCCGCCGCCGAAATCGACTCCATCAGCGACGTCGACCGCGACGCCGTCACTGAGCATAGCCTCGACAACGACGACGGTTCCAGTGCCGTTGTTAGTGACTGTATACATGAATCCTACACCAACTCTTTACCCATCCACGGCGTCCGCGTAGGAGTTGAAGAAGACCGCTCGCGCCTTGAAAACCATGGCGGCTCTTCCAGTTCCAGGGCTCCCTACGATCTCTTATCACTTCAAG ATGTGTCACCTATTGAATCAGCAAGGGCACGATTTCTGCAACTTATTGTGGATCATTTTATTAGTGAACATGTCGTTGAAGTGCCTAATTCTGAGGCTGCTGCTGACTATGATAGTGCTCAGTCTGGCCAAGATAAACTCAATAAGAGAAAGCCCGGGGAGGTCCGGTATGAAGGGGACCCCCGACTGGCTTTGCCCCTGATGTATGTCGCAAATATGTACCAAACTTTGGTTAATGAAGCAAATATTAGGCTTGATTCCTTGAGTGGATTTCGTGAGAAGACAATTGGGGTTGCCCTTGAAGCTTCTGGTGGGTTGTACAGATGCCTGGCTAAGAAATTTCCCAAAAAAG GACCGTGTACATTTAAAAGAAGAGAGTTGGCCACATCTATCGAAACAAGGACAAGATTTCCAGAGTTGGTCATACAAGACGAGAAGCGAGTTCGTTTTGTAGTAGTAAATGGTTTGGATATTGTTGAAAATCCTAATAACATGCCTACTGATGATGCAGAGTG GTTCAAACGATTGACTGGTCGGAATGAAGTAGCAGTTTATGCTCGAGACTTTAAGTTCTATTCTCCAAGACACAAGTATAGACGTGTTGCATCAAACTCTTCACCTAATATTGCTGGTTTATCT ACATTTCCTGGCACTGATAATTCTTCCATTTTGGCTGCTGCTCAGGGATTCCGCTCC CCACAAAATCAGCAGACGACTCCGTGTAAGCATCATATGCAACCCTTGTTGCACCAACCTCAGTTTCAGCCTGTTCACCAGACTCATCACCAATCCATCAACCAAAGTCCACATGCTGTTCATTATTCTCAAAACCATCAATGTGGTGCTACCTCGCACCTGCCTGAAATTGCTCATGCTCACCATTCACCGACTATATCGCAACACATGGTTTGCCTACAACCCCTCACAGGAGGCCATGTAGGGGGACGCATGCATGTATTG CCATCCAGTCCTGCCAAGTTTTGCGATGAATGTGGGGTTCCATACTTGAGAGAAACCTCTAAGTTCTGCTCAGAATGTGGCGTTAAGAGGTTGGGAGTATAA
- the LOC18790171 gene encoding uncharacterized protein At2g02148 isoform X1 — MGSRVPVQHYNMRSPNSYIGNPLHDLNTVDARPAAEIDSISDVDRDAVTEHSLDNDDGSSAVVSDCIHESYTNSLPIHGVRVGVEEDRSRLENHGGSSSSRAPYDLLSLQDVSPIESARARFLQLIVDHFISEHVVEVPNSEAAADYDSAQSGQDKLNKRKPGEVRYEGDPRLALPLMYVANMYQTLVNEANIRLDSLSGFREKTIGVALEASGGLYRCLAKKFPKKGPCTFKRRELATSIETRTRFPELVIQDEKRVRFVVVNGLDIVENPNNMPTDDAEWFKRLTGRNEVAVYARDFKFYSPRHKYRRVASNSSPNIAGLSTFPGTDNSSILAAAQGFRSVSEPQNQQTTPCKHHMQPLLHQPQFQPVHQTHHQSINQSPHAVHYSQNHQCGATSHLPEIAHAHHSPTISQHMVCLQPLTGGHVGGRMHVLPSSPAKFCDECGVPYLRETSKFCSECGVKRLGV, encoded by the exons ATGGGGAGTAGGGTTCCAGTGCAGCACTACAACATGAGATCACCTAATTCCTACATTGGAAACCCTCTTCACGACCTCAACACCGTCGATGCTCGCCCCGCCGCCGAAATCGACTCCATCAGCGACGTCGACCGCGACGCCGTCACTGAGCATAGCCTCGACAACGACGACGGTTCCAGTGCCGTTGTTAGTGACTGTATACATGAATCCTACACCAACTCTTTACCCATCCACGGCGTCCGCGTAGGAGTTGAAGAAGACCGCTCGCGCCTTGAAAACCATGGCGGCTCTTCCAGTTCCAGGGCTCCCTACGATCTCTTATCACTTCAAG ATGTGTCACCTATTGAATCAGCAAGGGCACGATTTCTGCAACTTATTGTGGATCATTTTATTAGTGAACATGTCGTTGAAGTGCCTAATTCTGAGGCTGCTGCTGACTATGATAGTGCTCAGTCTGGCCAAGATAAACTCAATAAGAGAAAGCCCGGGGAGGTCCGGTATGAAGGGGACCCCCGACTGGCTTTGCCCCTGATGTATGTCGCAAATATGTACCAAACTTTGGTTAATGAAGCAAATATTAGGCTTGATTCCTTGAGTGGATTTCGTGAGAAGACAATTGGGGTTGCCCTTGAAGCTTCTGGTGGGTTGTACAGATGCCTGGCTAAGAAATTTCCCAAAAAAG GACCGTGTACATTTAAAAGAAGAGAGTTGGCCACATCTATCGAAACAAGGACAAGATTTCCAGAGTTGGTCATACAAGACGAGAAGCGAGTTCGTTTTGTAGTAGTAAATGGTTTGGATATTGTTGAAAATCCTAATAACATGCCTACTGATGATGCAGAGTG GTTCAAACGATTGACTGGTCGGAATGAAGTAGCAGTTTATGCTCGAGACTTTAAGTTCTATTCTCCAAGACACAAGTATAGACGTGTTGCATCAAACTCTTCACCTAATATTGCTGGTTTATCT ACATTTCCTGGCACTGATAATTCTTCCATTTTGGCTGCTGCTCAGGGATTCCGCTCCGTAAGTGAA CCACAAAATCAGCAGACGACTCCGTGTAAGCATCATATGCAACCCTTGTTGCACCAACCTCAGTTTCAGCCTGTTCACCAGACTCATCACCAATCCATCAACCAAAGTCCACATGCTGTTCATTATTCTCAAAACCATCAATGTGGTGCTACCTCGCACCTGCCTGAAATTGCTCATGCTCACCATTCACCGACTATATCGCAACACATGGTTTGCCTACAACCCCTCACAGGAGGCCATGTAGGGGGACGCATGCATGTATTG CCATCCAGTCCTGCCAAGTTTTGCGATGAATGTGGGGTTCCATACTTGAGAGAAACCTCTAAGTTCTGCTCAGAATGTGGCGTTAAGAGGTTGGGAGTATAA
- the LOC18788183 gene encoding putative pentatricopeptide repeat-containing protein At2g02150 yields MPIIRRIHLYIHGSPYSLKMELTKGALGFFLFLFFISSKMLIFLRNLFQMGCRASSHRVSPLSSIPQYSSNCLFINVSSLSLSSSHSSLIACPLVWFTSFLFITRFPFVTKSNPNSFPDNLNTESLRIIIQHDYWDDPRIVNLFGSALAPIWVSKFLVELRGDPKLALKLFRWSKTRIGFCHTTESYCILVHILFYARMYFDAHEILKELVSLRRVLPGCDVFDVLWSTRNVCRLGFGVFDALFSVLVEFGMLEKASECFLRMKKFRVLPKVRSCNALLQRLSKPGKGNFSRKFFKDMLGAGITPSVFTYNIMIGYMCKEGDLDTASCLFAQMKRMGLTPDIVTYNSLIDGYGKVGTLDNSFCIFEEMKDAGCEPDVITFNSLINCCCKFDKMPEALNFLREMNNKGLKPNVITYSTLIDAFCKEGMMQEAVKIFMDMKRVGLSPNEFTYTSLIDANCKAGNLSEALKLKKEMFQEGISSNIVTYTALLDGLCQDGRMEDAKEVFREVLETGIIPNQQIFTALVHGYIKAKRMENAMEIWKEIKGKGVKPDLLLYGTIIWGLCSQNKLEESELVFSEMKGCGSTPNHFIYTTLMDAYFKAGKTKEALNLLQEMLDNGIEFTVVTYCALIDGLCKKGLLQEAINYFRRMPDIGLEPNVAVFTALIDGHCKNNCIEAAKELFNEMLDKGMIPDKAAYTTLIDGNLKHGNLQEALSVEKRMREMGMELDLYAYTSLIWGLSHFGQVQQAKILLDEMIGKGILPDEILCIRLLRKYYELGYLDEAFELQTEMVNRGLITGTCDYAVPNART; encoded by the coding sequence ATGCCCATTATTCGTCGTATTCATCTTTATATCCATGGAAGCCCCTACTCTCTGAAAATGGAGCTAACTAAAGGCGCTCTTggtttcttcttatttttatttttcatctccTCAAAGATGCTGATATTTCTTCGCAATCTCTTCCAAATGGGTTGCCGAGCCTCCTCTCATCGAGTAAGCCCTCTCTCTTCGATACCTCAATACTCATCTAATTGCCTTTTTATCAATGTATCATCAttatcattatcatcatcacATAGTTCTCTTATAGCTTGCCCTTTGGTTTGGTTCACCAGTTTTCTCTTTATTACTCGATTCCCGTTTGTCACCAAATCAAATCCCAATTCGTTTCCCGATAATTTAAATACAGAATCCCTGAGAATAATTATTCAACACGACTATTGGGACGATCCCAGAATTGTGAACTTGTTTGGTTCGGCTTTGGCGCCTATTTGGGTGTCCAAGTTTTTGGTGGAACTCAGGGGAGACCCCAAGTTGGCTTTGAAATTGTTCAGATGGTCGAAAACCCGAATTGGGTTTTGCCACACTACTGAATCTTATTGTATTTTGGTTCACATACTCTTTTATGCTAGAATGTATTTTGATGCCCATGAGATTCTTAAAGAGCTGGTGTCGTTGAGGCGGGTGTTGCCGGGTTGTGATGTATTTGATGTGTTGTGGTCAACAAGGAATGTTTGTCGTCTGGGATTTGGAGTGTTTGATGCGTTGTTTAGTGTTTTGGTTGAGTttggaatgcttgagaaaGCAAGTGAGTGTTTCTTGAGGATGAAGAAGTTTAGAGTTTTGCCAAAAGTGCGGTCTTGTAATGCCCTTTTGCAAAGGCTTTCAAAGCCAGGGAAGGGGAATTTTTCAAGGAAGTTTTTTAAGGATATGCTTGGGGCTGGGATTACTCCTTCGGTTTTCACTTACAATATAATGATTGGTTATATGTGCAAAGAAGGCGATTTGGATACTGCTAGTTGCTTGTTTGCACAAATGAAAAGAATGGGCCTTACACCTGATATTGTGACATATAATTCTCTTATTGATGGATATGGAAAGGTTGGAACATTAGATAATTCGTTTTGCATATTTGAAGAAATGAAGGATGCAGGTTGTGAGCCTGACGTAATAACCTTCAATTCTTTGATTAATTGTTGTtgtaaatttgataaaatgccCGAGGCCTTGAATTTTCTCCGTGAGATGAATAATAAAGGGTTGAAGCCAAATGTCATAACTTATAGCACATTAATTGATGCCTTCTGTAAAGAAGGGATGATGCAAGAGGCTGTTAAGATTTTTATGGACATGAAACGAGTTGGCCTTTCACCTAATGAGTTCACCTATACTTCTTTGATTGATGCAAATTGCAAGGCTGGGAATTTGAGCGAAGCACTGAAGCTGAAAAAGGAGATGTTTCAGGAAGGGATTAGCTCGAACATTGTAACATATACAGCTCTACTGGATGGGCTATGTCAAGATGGGAGGATGGAGGATGCAAAAGAAGTCTTCAGGGAAGTACTGGAAACTGGAATAATTCCTAACCAGCAAATATTTACTGCCCTTGTTCATGGGTATATTAAGGCTAAGAGGATGGAGAATGCTATGGAAATATGGAAAGAAATTAAGGGGAAAGGCGTTAAACCCGATTTGTTACTTTATGGAACCATCATTTGGGGCCTTTGCTCCCAAAATAAGCTTGAAGAGTCTGAGCTTGTATTCAGTGAAATGAAGGGTTGTGGATCAACTccaaatcatttcatttacacAACACTTATGGATGCTTATTTCAAGGCTGGAAAAACCAAGGAGGCACTTAATCTATTGCAAGAAATGCTGGACAATGGTATTGAGTTCACTGTTGTAACATATTGTGCATTAATTGATGGTTTGTGCAAAAAGGGATTGCTCCAAGAGGCAATTAATTACTTTAGGAGGATGCCTGACATTGGTTTGGAACCCAATGTTGCAGTCTTTACAGCCTTAATTGATGGTCACTGTAAAAATAATTGCATTGAAGCAGCTAAGGAGCTGTTTAATGAAATGCTAGACAAGGGTATGATTCCAGATAAAGCTGCTTACACCACTCTAATTGATGGAAATTTGAAGCATGGAAATCTTCAAGAAGCTTTGAGCGTGgaaaagagaatgagagaaatgGGTATGGAACTTGATCTGTATGCGTATACTTCCTTGATTTGGGGGCTTTCTCACTTTGGTCAGGTACAGCAAGCAAAAATATTGCTTGATGAGATGATTGGGAAGGGTATCCTTCCAGATGAGATTCTTTGTATTCGTCTGCTAAGAAAGTACTATGAGCTAGGGTATTTGGATGAAGCCTTTGAGTTGCAGACTGAAATGGTAAACAGGGGTTTAATAACTGGAACTTGTGATTATGCGGTTCCTAATGCAAGAACTTGA
- the LOC18791023 gene encoding zinc finger CCCH domain-containing protein 17 codes for MVVGAQPQPQPQQQQQQQQQKPTQQPETTAEEEALKRNTDCVYFLASPLTCKKGSECEYRHSEYARVNPRDCWYWLNGNCLNLKCAFRHPPLDGLLGSPAATSAGPSLPLSHTVATPTTPATHVTYNSSKQAVPCIFFQKGQCLKGDRCAFSHGPNPLTGSKVPQAPATTHGTEPSSLKKVFGGLQKCTQELKVPQVSASKSVGVPLQAKPAPKFQTVPVRNGVSIERNVPSTKALDDDARRYKTTSVPPVSNGDSTSQANHLLQAHVADHHGYQNGKDADEHLRESSPGFDVLVDDELGDSDYYHGEDQFGRTRGHEGRNLNSVNEYDLDRPADYNSMADVDRERFCDPRGYDPYDHMQGQYAWDQHRASSERQLVGPTRLERRGYRKSDSPENIDELDLRHRLSKHRRVNGLRSIVSHDYALDGHVEERKNRPRRDSQQLPSHEGSLSSRLHGRIKLPGGSPPVNGGDLHQEREVDRGRSRGRLSPRRAPISSQQGRLRDRIKGRVEDYNNEERNFGAHRSRREIMDDRSDDFSRPKRLSDLKGGKDGENKEQSYLGKRKNVMDNYQQSEGDISFEGPKPLSEILKRKREAEAAASGSGKSFVNKQGNNQRESRVSDPGDSEFAVAEVKSSLPTVAKEEPKYATEDAVGAEDEKTDVAHGQSSQGHNAGELEEGMIDDEPLEDQEPEAEDQREGDYDYEQGEDGDYNYEEGENADGEEEYMEDEDGDDFAKKIGVMFS; via the exons ATGGTAGTTGGCGCACAACCACAGCCGCAACCacaacaacagcagcagcagcaacaacagaaGCCAACACAGCAACCTGAGACGACTGCTGAAGAGGAGGCCTTGAAGAGGAACACCGATTGCGTCTACTTTCTGGCCTCGCCTCTCACCTGTAAAAAG GGAAGTGAATGTGAATATCGCCACAGTGAATATGCTCGGGTCAACCCCAGGGATTGCTGGTACTGGTTGAATGGTAATTGCTTGAATTTAAAATGCGCGTTTCGGCACCCA CCTCTTGATGGATTGTTAGGAAGCCCAGCAGCAACTTCAGCCGGACCTTCTTTGCCTCTATCACATACTGTGGCAACACCTACGACGCCTGCGACGCATGTGACTTATAACTCAAGTAAACAAGCGGTCCCCTGTATTTTCTTCCAAAAAGGGCAGTGTTTAAAGGGTGACAGATGTGCCTTCTCACATGGACCAAATCCTTTGACTGGTAGTAAAGTTCCACAGGCACCAGCAACTACCCATGGCACTGAGCCTTCAAGTCTTAAGAAGGTTTTTGGTGGCCTTCAAAAGTGCACTCAAGAATTGAAGGTTCCCCAGGTAAGTGCCTCAAAGTCAGTTGGAGTGCCTCTTCAAGCTAAACCTgctccaaaatttcaaactgTTCCAGTCAGGAATGGAGTTAGCATTGAGAGGAATGTGCCATCAACTAAAGCATTGGATGACGATGCTCGTAGATACAAGACAACAAGTGTTCCTCCTGTTAGCAATGGAGACTCTACAAGTCAGGCCAATCATTTACTTCAGGCTCATGTAGCAGACCATCATGGTTACCAAAACGGTAAGGATGCTGATGAGCACTTGAGGGAGTCCTCTCCTGGATTTGATGTTCTTGTAGATGATGAGCTCGGGGATTCTGATTACTACCATGGTGAAGATCAATTCGGAAGAACAAGAGGTCATGAGGGGAGGAACTTGAATTCTGTGAATGAATATGATCTGGATCGTCCGGCTGATTACAATTCAATGGCTGATGTTGATCGAGAAAGGTTTTGTGACCCACGGGGCTACGACCCTTACGATCACATGCAAGGGCAATATGCTTGGGACCAGCACAGGGCTTCATCTGAGAGACAGTTAGTGGGTCCTACCCGTCTTGAGAGGAGGGGTTATCGTAAATCTGATAGTCCGGAGAACATTGATGAGTTAGATCTGCGACATCGTTTATCCAAGCACAGGAGGGTAAATGGTCTGAGATCCATCGTCAGCCATGATTATGCACTAGATGGTCATGTTGAGGAGCGAAAAAACCGTCCTCGTAGGGATTCACAGCAATTGCCCTCGCATGAGGGCTCTCTTAGTAGTCGTCTTCATGGTAGAATAAAGCTTCCGGGCGGGTCTCCACCAGTTAATGGTGGTGATTTGCACCAAGAAAGGGAAGTTGACAGAGGAAGGAGTCGAGGCAGATTGTCACCTAGAAGGGCTCCAATATCTTCCCAACAAGGAAGGCTTCGAGACAGAATAAAAGGAAGGGTAGAGGACTATAATAATGAGGAGAGAAATTTTGGGGCTCATCGTAGTAGGAGAGAAATAATGGATGACCGAAGTGATGACTTTTCTCGTCCTAAGCGTCTTTCAGATCTGAAAGGTGGGAAAGATGGAGAAAATAAAGAGCAATCTTACCTTGGAAAACGGAAAAATGTGATGGATAATTATCAACAATCGGAAGGCGATATTTCATTTGAAGGGCCAAAGCCTCTTAGTGAGATtctgaagaggaagagagaagctGAAGCAGCAGCTTCTGGGAGCGGGAAATCTTTTGTCAATAAACAAGGCAATAATCAGAGAGAAAGCAGGGTGAGCGATCCAGGTGACTCTGAGTTTGCAGTCGCAGAGGTGAAAAGCAGTCTGCCTACTGTGGCCAAGGAAGAGCCCAAGTATGCAACCGAAGATGCAGTTGGAGCCGAAGATGAAAAAACTGATGTTGCTCATGGTCAGTCTTCACAAGGACATAATGCTGGAGAGCTCGAAGAGGGGATGATTGATGATGAACCATTGGAGGACCAGGAACCTGAAGCTGAAGATCAGAGGGAAGGAGACTATGATTATGAACAAGGGGAAGATGGTGACTATAACTATGAAGAAGGTGAAAATGCAGATGGTGAAGAGGAATACATGGAAGATGAAGATGGGGATGACTTTGCTAAGAAGATCGGTGTCATGTTCTCGTGA
- the LOC18788400 gene encoding uncharacterized protein LOC18788400, with product MDYERIQKPQGGGGFSPGKLRTMLLGVEKKRKEKEDPESKFALRSQPSDFDEAGGGGSDNCKDVDVVSVLPECSTSTAADSVGSEMLSDRRLKDNTSVNSRVRNQEDPSLDYDSGHDAVCVSSSIFEFQKAERAPQRVPLAPFSKPAPSKWDDAQKWIASPTWNRPKMGQAQMQGGQGVGSRKVGNFGYGSRQPTTKVVVEVPDKKIAIFEEPDTKRIDTNQAKMESGGKKFVSWEADPYPIADSYGKPVLMIENSVGESAINLSQHDASAALHGTTTFIPPPSTARSVSMRDMGTEMTPIASQEPSRTGTPVGATTPIRSPTNSRPSTPGRAAPASSLIDQEANKELSEKELQMKTRREIMALGTQLGKMNIAAWASKEEDKDASTSLRTVPAEQPGKSVIETRAAAWEEAEKAKYIARFKREELKIQAWENHQKAKTEAEMRKIEVEVERIRGRAHSKLMNKLAATRHKAQEKRAASEAKRNQQAAKTEQQAEYIRRTGRIPSSFSCWGWCS from the exons ATGGATTACGAAAGGATCCAAAAGCCTCAG GGCGGTGGGGGGTTTTCACCAGGGAAGTTGAGGACTATGCTACTGGGAgtagagaagaagaggaaggaaaaggaagatcCTGAATCTAAATTTGCTTTGAGATCTCAACCTTCTGACTTTGATGAAGCTG GGGGTGGCGGTTCTGATAACTGCAAAGATGTAGATGTTGTTAGTGTCCTTCCTGAATGCTCGACTTCGACTGCTGCTGACTCTGTAGGCTCAGAGATGCTTAGTGACCGTAGATTGAAGGATAACACATCAGTCAATTCCAGAGTTAGGAACCAAGAAGACCCTTCTTTAGATTATGATAGTGGGCATGATGCTGTGTGTGTGTCCTCATCCATATTTGAGTTTCAGAAGGCAGAGCGTGCCCCACAAAGAGTGCCTCTTGCGCCCTTCTCCAAACCAGCACCATCCAAATGGGATGATGCACAGAAGTGGATAGCGAGTCCAACTTGGAACCGCCCAAAGATGGGGCAGGCTCAAATGCAGGGTGGGCAAGGAGTTGGATCGAGAAAGGTGGGTAACTTTGGTTATGGGAGTCGACAACCGACCACAAAGGTTGTTGTTGAAGTTCCAGATAAAAAAATAGCCATTTTTGAAGAGCCAGATACGAAACGAATTGACACAAATCAAGCTAAGATGGAAAGTGGGGGGAAGAAGTTTGTTAGTTGGGAAGCTGACCCATATCCCATTGCTGATTCGTATGGCAAACCTGTGCTCATGATTGAGAACTCTGTTGGAGAGTCAGCAA TCAATCTTAGTCAGCATGATGCTTCAGCAGCCTTGCATGGAACAACAACATTTATTCCTCCCCCTTCAACAGCAAGGTCTGTGTCAATGAGAGATATGGGTACAGAGATGACACCTATTGCTAGCCAAGAACCCTCCAGGACTGGAACTCCTGTGGGGGCAACAACACCAATTCGCAGTCCTACTAATTCAAGGCCATCAACTCCTGGCAGAGCTGCACCAGCTTCATCTCTGATTGACCAAGAGGCTAACAAGGAGTTGTCTGAAAAGGAGTTACAAATGAAAACTAGGAGAGAGATAATGGCTCTCGGGACACAGCTAGGCAAGATGAACATTGCTGCCTGGGCTAGCAAAGAGGAGGATAAGGATGCATCTACGTCGCTGAGAACTGTACCAGCAGAACAACCGGGTAAAAGTGTTATTGAGACACGTGCAGCAGCTTGGGAGGAGGCTGAGAAAGCCAAGTATATAGCTAG GTTCAAACGGGAAGAGTTGAAAATTCAAGCATGGGAAAACCATCAGAAAGCAAAAACAGAAGCCGAGATGAGGAAGATTGAG GTAGAGGTTGAAAGGATAAGGGGACGGGCACATAGTAAGCTTATGAATAAGTTAGCTGCTACGAGGCATAAGGCTCAAGAAAAGCGAGCAGCATCAGAGGCCAAGAGAAACCAGCAAGCAGCAAAAACGGAGCAGCAAGCAGAGTATATTCGGAGAACTGGCCGCATCCCTTCCTCGTTTTCTTGTTGGGGTTGGTGCTCATGA